In Humulus lupulus chromosome 6, drHumLupu1.1, whole genome shotgun sequence, a single genomic region encodes these proteins:
- the LOC133786026 gene encoding uncharacterized protein LOC133786026, with amino-acid sequence MNLNKVSTSVTRADSRAQALCDRMLYCKSKKHDWIVMPYNHGEHWMFFLLFPNWHYCCFLDPLNAPLDNRTTIKETIHDAFEMYFTERMKTSQKINKRSSGVMYFQPTCRKQPNNIDCGYYVMRMMKNVLINAPHIKHFLSKQFTSDKPYTTQEIDEVREEWAMSFLQLVRAK; translated from the exons ATGAATCTGAATAAGGTTTCTACTTCCGTGACTCGTGCAGATAGTCGTGCTCAAGCTTTATGTGATAGGATGTTATATTGCAAGTCTAAAAAGCATGATTGGATAGTTATGCCTtataaccatgg GGAGCATTggatgttttttttattatttcccaattggcattattgttgttttctcgATCCTCTCAATGCACCATTAGATAACAGGACAACCATCAAGGAGACCATCCATGATGCATTTGAGATGTATTTCACAGAAAGAATGAAAACAAGTCAAAAGATCAACAAACGCTCATCGGGAGTAATGTATTTCCAACCTACG tgccgtaaacaaccaaacaatatcgactgcggatattacgttatgaggatgatgaagaatgtacttatcaatgcccctcatatcaaacatttcttgtcgaaacag ttCACCTCTgacaaaccatatactactcaagaaattgacgaagttcgagaagaatgggcaatgtcatttttacaattggttagagCAAAATGA